One window of the Sander lucioperca isolate FBNREF2018 chromosome 5, SLUC_FBN_1.2, whole genome shotgun sequence genome contains the following:
- the ift20 gene encoding intraflagellar transport protein 20 homolog: MAKDPLAEAGFYFDELNKLRVLEPDVSQKTSELKEECKEFVDKIGQFQKIVGGLIELVDELAKEAETEKMKAIGARNLLKSVAKQREAQQQQLQALIAEKKMQLERYRIEYEALSKVESEQNEFIDQFILQK; encoded by the exons ATGGCTAAAGACCCGTTAGCCGAggcaggcttttattttgatgaaCTCAACAAGCTACGGGTACTGGAGCCCGATGTCAGCCAGAAAACCTCAGAGCTCAAGGAAGAGTGTAAAGAATTTGTGGACA AAATTGGCCAGTTCCAGAAGATAGTGGGAGGTCTAATTGAGCTGGTGGATGAATTGGCGAAAGAAGCGGAGACAGAAAAGATGAAG GCAATTGGAGCCAGAAACCTGCTGAAGTCAGTGGCAAAGCAAAGAGAGgctcaacagcagcagcttcaggcTCTCATAGCCGAGAAGAAGATGCAACTTGAGAG ATATCGTATTGAGTATGAAGCCTTGTCCAAGGTGGAGTCAGAGCAGAACGAGTTTATCGACCAGTTCATTCTGCAGAAGTGA
- the tnfaip1 gene encoding BTB/POZ domain-containing adapter for CUL3-mediated RhoA degradation protein 2: MSGDSCLPQHHTQSLSTSSVPPLTCPKTKTCSYRGAVGLGNKYVRINVGGTLFYTTLQVLTKQNSMLKAMFSGKKEVFTDKEGWILIDRSGKHFGSILCYLRDSTVTLPKGRQAVQELMAEAKYYLVQGLVELCQNTLQDSKEQPLCVIPVVTSSKEEERLIQSSTKPVVKLVYNRSNNKYSYTSNSDDNLLKNIELFDRLSLSFNGRVLFIKDVIGDEICCWSFYGQGRKLAEVCCTSIVYATEKKQTKVEFPEARIYEETLNTLLYETMPLPDNSLLEATRRSYSNCGSHSEEEEGPGGAELRERVRRIHVKRYSTYDDRPLGQ, from the exons ATGTCCGGGGACAGCTGCCTGCCCCAGCATCACACCCAGTCTCTCTCAACCTCCTCAGTCCCTCCTCTGACCTGTCCCAAGACCAAGACCTGCAGTTATCGAGGAGCGGTGGGCCTCGGCAACAAGTATGTCCGCATCAATGTTGGCGGGACCCTGTTTTACACCACACTGCAAGTGCTGACCAAGCAGAACTCCATGCTGAAAGCTATGTTCAGTGGAAAGAAGGAAGTGTTCACTGATAAAGAAG GTTGGATCCTGATTGACCGTAGTGGGAAACACTTTGGCAGCATCCTGTGCTACCTACGTGACAGCACAGTCACCTTACCCAAAGGGCGTCAGGCTGTCCAGGAGCTGATGGCTGAGGCAAAATATTACCTTGTTCAGGGCCTAGTGGAGCTTTGTCAAAACACCCTGCAG GACAGTAAAGAGCAACCCCTGTGTGTTATACCTGTGGTCACCTCCAGTAAGGAAGAGGAGAGGCTCATCCAGTCCTCTACCAAG CCTGTGGTGAAGCTGGTGTACAACAGAAGCAATAACAAGTACTCTTACACCAG TAACTCGGACGACAACCTGTTGAAGAACATTGAGTTGTTCGATAGGCTGTCTCTCAGCTTCAACGGCCGCGTCCTCTTTATCAAAGACGTGATCGGAGATGAGATCTGCTGCTGGTCTTTTTACGGTCAAGGTCGCAAGCTGGCGGAGGTCTGCTGCACCTCCATCGTCTACGCCACGGAGAAGAAGCAGACCAAG GTGGAGTTTCCTGAAGCTCGCATCTACGAGGAGACTCTGAACACCTTGCTTTACGAGACAATGCCGCTGCCTGACAACTCCTTGCTGGAGGCCACGCGTCGGAGCTACAGCAACTGCGGATCTcacagtgaggaagaggaggggccCGGAGGAGCTGAGCTTCGCGAGCGTGTCCGTCGAATCCACGTCAAGAGGTACAGCACGTACGACGACCGGCCACTGGGACAGTGA